One genomic segment of Paenibacillus sp. FSL H8-0332 includes these proteins:
- the accD gene encoding acetyl-CoA carboxylase, carboxyltransferase subunit beta, producing MFKDLFQKKRKYATIPSERLERSGGPAEGERPKREIPEGLMSKCAKCGTIQYSKELEKNLKICPSCGYHMRLNAAERIAMTLDPEGFIEFDSEMASIDPLKFPGYASKLEQQQSKTGQVEAVITGQGSIGGHPVIVAVMNFEFFTGSMGSVVGEKITRAVEEATERELPMLIFSTSGGARMQESILSLMQMAKTSAALARFSEAGGLYISIITDPTTGGVSASFASLGDIIIAEPGAVFGFAGRIVIEQTIRQKLPEDFQTAEFNLQHGQLDMVVHRKEMRSTLTKLLELHDVKGGF from the coding sequence TTGTTCAAAGATTTATTTCAGAAAAAACGGAAGTACGCCACTATTCCTTCAGAACGTCTGGAGCGAAGCGGCGGACCGGCAGAAGGCGAGCGCCCCAAGCGGGAGATTCCCGAAGGCCTCATGAGCAAGTGTGCCAAATGCGGAACGATCCAGTACAGCAAGGAACTGGAGAAGAATTTGAAAATATGCCCGTCCTGCGGCTATCATATGCGCCTGAATGCGGCGGAACGGATTGCCATGACGCTTGACCCCGAAGGGTTCATTGAGTTCGACAGCGAGATGGCGTCCATTGATCCGCTGAAGTTCCCCGGCTATGCCTCCAAACTGGAGCAGCAGCAGTCCAAAACCGGACAGGTTGAAGCCGTAATCACCGGCCAGGGCAGCATCGGCGGACATCCTGTTATTGTAGCTGTGATGAACTTTGAGTTCTTCACCGGCAGCATGGGGTCCGTGGTCGGCGAGAAGATTACGAGAGCGGTTGAAGAAGCGACAGAGCGGGAATTACCGATGCTGATCTTCTCCACCTCCGGCGGGGCCAGAATGCAGGAGAGCATTCTAAGTCTCATGCAGATGGCGAAGACAAGTGCCGCGCTGGCCCGGTTCAGTGAAGCGGGCGGCCTCTATATCTCCATCATTACCGATCCGACCACCGGCGGGGTATCCGCTAGCTTTGCCAGCCTGGGCGACATTATTATTGCCGAGCCTGGAGCGGTATTCGGCTTTGCCGGACGGATTGTCATCGAGCAGACGATCCGCCAGAAGCTGCCCGAGGATTTCCAGACGGCAGAGTTCAATCTGCAGCATGGACAGCTGGATATGGTCGTGCACCGTAAGGAAATGCGCTCCACACTCACCAAGCTGCTGGAGCTGCATGATGTGAAAGGGGGATTTTAG
- a CDS encoding phosphatidylglycerophosphatase A, protein MSYQMAEDLLGRRGVSLSSIAEIVYILQSVYYPTLTEEECLVSVKSVLSKREVQYTLMTGIALDELAEKKLLPQPFQAVMEADESLYGADETLALGITSVYGMIGLTSFGYLDKIKLGIIGKLNDDKGSIHVFLDDLVAGIAAAASARIAHRHEGAKVYPHVTGTE, encoded by the coding sequence ATGTCCTATCAAATGGCGGAGGATCTGCTGGGGCGCCGGGGAGTATCGCTGAGCTCGATCGCGGAGATCGTCTATATTCTGCAATCGGTCTACTATCCGACTCTAACAGAGGAAGAATGTCTGGTAAGTGTCAAGTCGGTCCTGAGCAAAAGAGAGGTCCAGTATACGCTCATGACCGGGATTGCGCTGGATGAGCTGGCCGAGAAGAAGCTGCTGCCCCAGCCGTTTCAGGCGGTAATGGAAGCGGATGAATCGCTCTACGGGGCGGACGAGACTCTGGCGCTGGGCATCACGAGCGTGTATGGAATGATCGGTCTGACCAGCTTCGGCTACCTCGATAAAATAAAGCTTGGAATTATCGGCAAATTGAATGATGATAAGGGGAGCATTCACGTATTTCTGGATGATCTTGTGGCCGGAATTGCGGCTGCAGCTTCAGCCCGGATTGCCCACCGGCATGAGGGTGCGAAGGTATATCCCCATGTGACCGGGACCGAATAA